From one Dysidea avara chromosome 9, odDysAvar1.4, whole genome shotgun sequence genomic stretch:
- the LOC136267608 gene encoding uncharacterized protein, with the protein MSVVRLDTFPSEFRCKIAEAKSALVGASGTLLDVVGQIQIPVKIGTYQTEQVFTVVNTLTVDCLLGADYLVTYEVIIDYKHSHVAIKGHEIPFTLTHGIANFIQPPINMVICADKNVTIPGRTVQLVDVLLPKELRKQDVNSIKPTDNTKLPQHLMVAKALSPVLSGRSALLQMMNSSPTAATIYKGTKVGIATPLSELLMVDAIEQSSMSQPASNVDLTESMSQFDLNVDFTESDLSTDQQWELLALLHQYRDLFAIKDQPLGRTSVVKHTIYTEGPPIWQPVRH; encoded by the coding sequence ATGTCAGTGGTACGGTTGGACACTTTTCCCAGTGAGTTCCGATGTAAGATTGCAGAAGCCAAATCAGCACTTGTGGGAGCAAGTGGAACCCTGTTGGATGTGGTTGGCCAGATCCAGATTCCAGTGAAGATAGGTACTTATCAGACTGAACAGGTATTCACTGTTGTAAACACTTTAACTGTTGATTGCCTACTGGGAGCTGATTACCTAGTCACATATGAAGTCATAATTGACTATAAACACAGTCATGTTGCTATCAAGGGCCATGAAATACCGTTTACCCTGACTCATGGAATAGCAAATTTCATTCAACCTCCTATCAATATGGTGATATGTGCTGATAAGAATGTTACCATTCCAGGACGTACAGTGCAGCTAGTGGATGTTTTGTTACCCAAGGAATTGAGGAAGCAGGATGTAAACAGCATTAAGCCCACTGATAACACTAAGCTTCCACAACACCTAATGGTGGCCAAAGCCCTTAGTCCAGTCCTAAGTGGCAGAAGTGCCCTTCTCCAGATGATGAACAGCAGCCCAACAGCTGCCACCATCTATAAGGGGACCAAAGTAGGGATTGCTACACCGCTATCAGAATTGCTTATGGTAGATGCTATCGAACAGTCATCCATGTCACAGCCCGCCTCTAATGTAGACCTCACAGAATCCATGTCCCAATTTGATCTTAATGTAGACTTTACAGAATCAGATCTTTCTACTGACCAACAGTGGGAGCTTCTTGCGCTGTTACATCAATACAGGGATTTGTTTGCTATTAAGGATCAGCCCCTAGGACGAACGTCAGTTGTAAAACATACCATCTACACAGAGGGCCCGCCCATCTGGCAACCTGTACGCCACTAG